A window of Dehalococcoidia bacterium contains these coding sequences:
- a CDS encoding HEAT repeat domain-containing protein, producing the protein MGKDKSAKPADPTATNDVNTLCSLLGGKDGVTRSKARAALVDIGRPAVTALVGALKDRNQTVRWESAKALGQIMDPKSIDALVTALQDRLFDVRWLAAEALIGIGDKSVKPILQAIVDNPESEEVREGAHHVLHDLRASRYREILKPVIASMEDVTFTLDIPLEAKKALKSIR; encoded by the coding sequence ATGGGCAAGGATAAATCCGCCAAACCGGCGGATCCTACCGCAACCAACGATGTCAATACACTTTGTAGTCTGCTGGGCGGCAAGGACGGCGTCACCAGGAGCAAGGCCAGGGCGGCCCTGGTCGACATCGGCAGGCCGGCGGTAACCGCGCTGGTGGGCGCGTTGAAAGACCGCAATCAGACCGTGAGGTGGGAGTCGGCCAAAGCGCTGGGACAGATCATGGACCCCAAATCCATCGACGCGCTGGTGACGGCGCTGCAGGACAGGCTATTCGACGTGCGCTGGCTGGCGGCGGAGGCACTGATAGGCATTGGGGATAAATCGGTCAAGCCGATCCTGCAGGCTATTGTAGATAACCCGGAATCGGAGGAGGTGAGGGAGGGGGCGCATCATGTCCTGCACGACCTTCGGGCCAGCCGCTACCGGGAAATTCTCAAGCCGGTCATCGCTTCCATGGAGGATGTGACCTTCACGCTGGACATACCGCTCGAGGCCAAAAAAGCGCTTAAATCCATACGTTGA
- a CDS encoding GNAT family protein produces the protein MNIKIGEYTIRDWAPSDEAALVKYADNRKIWLNLDDRFPHPYTAADAREWIGLSTREPVTNFAIATDREAIGGIGLKLLGGVFRRSAELGYWLAEPYWGKGIATAAVPVIVDFAFGKLDMVRLQALVFARNTASAHVLEKCGFKLEGRLVKGIYKDGENIDGLIYARLRDGI, from the coding sequence ATGAATATCAAAATCGGCGAATATACCATCAGGGACTGGGCGCCCTCGGACGAGGCGGCCCTGGTTAAATACGCCGACAACCGCAAGATCTGGCTCAACCTGGATGACCGCTTCCCGCATCCCTATACGGCGGCGGATGCCCGCGAATGGATCGGCCTCTCGACCAGGGAACCTGTAACCAACTTTGCCATCGCCACGGACAGGGAGGCCATCGGCGGCATCGGCCTGAAATTGCTTGGCGGCGTCTTCCGCCGGTCGGCCGAGCTGGGCTACTGGCTGGCCGAGCCCTACTGGGGAAAAGGCATCGCCACGGCCGCTGTGCCCGTGATAGTCGACTTCGCCTTCGGCAAGCTGGATATGGTGCGCCTGCAGGCGCTGGTCTTCGCCCGCAACACCGCCTCCGCGCATGTGCTGGAGAAGTGCGGCTTCAAGCTGGAGGGGCGCCTGGTCAAAGGCATTTACAAGGACGGCGAGAACATCGACGGGCTGATCTACGCCCGCTTGCGCGACGGTATCTGA
- the der gene encoding ribosome biogenesis GTPase Der: protein MNPIISIVGRPNVGKSTLFNRIAGAPIAIVEDLPGTTRDRIFADVRALDHEVTLIDTGGLEPVPGSEMGRKVKKQVEAAIAESDLVIFVVDARDGLIAADSEIADRLRSLGKQVVLAANKAETEKQRSSSAEFYQLGLGEPLPISAHHGRGIHELLEAVVAKLPPPSETAEEDGRPRLAIVGRPNVGKSLLVNAVAGSERTIVDPTAGTTRDATDTVVKHGGREVVLIDTAGIRKRGKAGVGLEYYGLVRTLRAINRCDVALLIMDATEFITAQDTHVAGYIKEACKGIVLVVNKWDLADPDTRDDYVAAVDKRMKFIAHAPILFTSALTGLGVKNIIPIALEAWDERQKQLPDDVIDGLVKEAVASHAPPPRGTKRLVVYRAYQGGVNPPCFTFLVNDPLLVHFSYERYLENRLRQTFGFYGTSLKLLFKKASKKSSKTGGKIS, encoded by the coding sequence ATGAATCCAATAATAAGCATCGTGGGACGGCCCAACGTGGGCAAGTCCACGCTCTTCAACCGCATCGCCGGCGCCCCCATAGCCATCGTGGAGGACCTGCCGGGCACCACGCGCGACCGCATCTTCGCCGATGTCAGGGCGCTCGACCACGAGGTCACGCTGATCGATACCGGCGGGCTGGAGCCCGTGCCGGGCTCCGAGATGGGGCGCAAGGTCAAGAAGCAGGTGGAGGCGGCCATCGCCGAGTCCGACCTGGTCATCTTCGTTGTCGATGCCAGGGACGGCCTGATCGCCGCCGATTCCGAGATAGCCGACAGGCTGCGCAGCCTTGGCAAACAGGTGGTGCTGGCCGCCAATAAGGCCGAAACCGAAAAACAGAGGAGCTCCTCTGCCGAGTTCTATCAGCTCGGATTGGGCGAGCCCCTGCCCATCAGCGCCCACCACGGCCGCGGCATACATGAGCTGCTGGAGGCCGTCGTGGCCAAGCTGCCTCCCCCGTCCGAGACGGCGGAGGAGGATGGCAGGCCCAGGCTGGCCATCGTGGGACGGCCCAACGTGGGCAAGTCCCTGCTGGTCAACGCCGTGGCGGGGTCCGAGCGCACAATCGTCGACCCCACGGCGGGCACGACCAGGGACGCCACGGACACCGTGGTCAAACACGGCGGCAGGGAGGTCGTGCTGATCGATACGGCCGGCATACGCAAGCGCGGCAAGGCGGGCGTGGGGCTGGAGTATTACGGGCTGGTGCGCACGCTGCGCGCCATCAACCGCTGCGACGTGGCCCTGCTGATCATGGACGCCACCGAGTTCATCACGGCGCAGGATACGCACGTGGCGGGCTATATCAAGGAGGCCTGCAAGGGCATCGTGCTGGTGGTCAATAAATGGGACCTGGCGGACCCGGATACCCGGGACGATTACGTGGCCGCCGTTGACAAGCGCATGAAGTTCATCGCGCATGCCCCGATATTATTCACATCGGCCCTCACCGGGCTGGGCGTTAAAAACATCATACCGATTGCCCTTGAAGCCTGGGATGAGAGGCAGAAGCAATTGCCGGACGACGTGATCGACGGGCTGGTCAAAGAGGCGGTGGCCTCGCATGCCCCGCCGCCCCGCGGGACGAAGAGGCTGGTGGTTTACCGGGCATACCAGGGCGGAGTCAATCCCCCCTGCTTCACCTTCCTGGTGAACGACCCGCTGCTGGTGCATTTCTCATACGAGCGCTACCTGGAGAACAGGCTGCGTCAGACGTTCGGTTTCTACGGAACCTCGCTCAAGCTCCTGTTCAAAAAGGCATCGAAGAAGTCAAGTAAAACCGGAGGAAAGATCTCGTGA
- the polA gene encoding DNA polymerase I, protein MSKEKPLLILFDGNALVHRAFHALPPLSITRTGEMVNAVQGFASTLLKLLRENKPDYWAIAFDRAAPTFRHEMFEDYKAQRPKTPPELVTQIERVHQLAGAFNLPVFEMDGFEADDLIGTISTRANAEGVDTLIITGDNDMLQMVQPGIRVMSPRRGFADTVVYDAPAVKEKYGLDPEQLISYKALVGDPSDNIPGVKGIGDKTAVKLLQQFHDIANLYDHVDEVQPERIRNLLRDSRETAMQNRKLAAIVTDVPVAFDINACKVSSYDRNSVVELFRELGFSSLLSRLPEEIGGAPSSAPSSTPSSTPAAAPATQAAGSSYIIVSSAQKLDELALRLSYAGTFAVSVTPSGDNAMQAGLVGIAISPARGESYYIPIGHMTLDRTGQLPLKTIIKALGACITQERYAKIVYDGKFDIILMSQNGLKMGGVNFDVLIAAYLLGEKSLNLKSLAFNRLGIEARELADLTGSGAKQVSPARLSIEQVGELGCSDSDITLRLKESLEQELRSEELWSLFNDVEMPLVPLLAEMEMNGVLLDRALLMEMSAALGADMQRLEKSIYEAVGHQFNINSPQQISGVLFNELKLQPLQSKRKTQSGFSTDAAVLEELKDAHPVIKFILEYRQLSKLKSTYTDALPQLINPKTGRVHTSFNQTGTTTGRLSSSEPNLQNLPVRGEIGARIRQSIIAQPGWMLLSADYSQIDLRALAHLSKDQELIDTFLRDEDIHTHTASEVFGVPDSEVTPRMRRAAKTVNFGVIYGMSGYGLQQATDLSREEAELFISTYFKRYPGVKNYLEATKRQAAALGYVQTVLGRRRFIPEINSTNRLARESAERMAINMPVQGTSADIIKIAMVNLHREMKKRGMKTMMILQVHDELVFEAPPEEMDAIKQMVLEIMPAAIKLVVPLKIDIKVGQNWGEMA, encoded by the coding sequence ATGTCTAAAGAAAAGCCCCTCTTAATTCTCTTCGATGGAAATGCGCTGGTGCACCGCGCATTCCACGCGCTGCCGCCCCTCTCCATCACCAGGACCGGGGAGATGGTCAACGCCGTGCAGGGCTTCGCCAGCACGCTGCTAAAGCTGCTGCGGGAGAACAAGCCCGACTACTGGGCCATCGCCTTCGACCGCGCCGCCCCCACCTTCCGGCACGAGATGTTCGAGGACTACAAGGCGCAGCGACCTAAAACGCCCCCCGAACTGGTCACGCAGATCGAGCGCGTCCACCAGCTGGCCGGGGCCTTTAACCTGCCCGTGTTCGAGATGGACGGCTTCGAGGCCGACGACCTGATCGGCACCATCAGCACGCGGGCCAACGCGGAAGGTGTGGACACGTTGATCATAACCGGCGACAACGACATGCTGCAGATGGTGCAGCCGGGCATCCGCGTGATGTCCCCGCGGCGCGGCTTCGCCGACACGGTGGTCTACGACGCCCCCGCCGTGAAGGAGAAATACGGCCTAGACCCGGAGCAGCTCATCAGCTACAAGGCGCTGGTGGGCGACCCCTCGGACAACATACCCGGCGTCAAGGGCATCGGCGATAAAACGGCCGTCAAGCTGCTGCAGCAGTTCCACGACATAGCCAACCTGTACGATCACGTGGACGAGGTCCAGCCGGAGCGCATACGAAACCTGCTGCGCGATAGCCGCGAGACCGCCATGCAGAACAGGAAGCTCGCCGCCATAGTCACCGACGTGCCTGTTGCCTTCGACATAAACGCCTGCAAGGTCAGCTCGTACGACCGCAACAGCGTGGTGGAGCTGTTCCGCGAGCTCGGCTTCTCATCCCTGTTGTCGCGTCTGCCCGAGGAGATCGGCGGGGCGCCGTCATCCGCGCCGTCATCCACCCCATCGTCCACCCCTGCAGCCGCCCCCGCAACACAAGCGGCCGGGAGCAGCTATATCATCGTGAGCTCCGCACAGAAGCTGGACGAGCTGGCTCTGCGACTGTCATACGCAGGAACTTTCGCGGTCTCGGTAACGCCGTCCGGCGACAATGCCATGCAGGCCGGGCTGGTGGGCATCGCCATCTCGCCGGCGCGTGGCGAATCATATTACATTCCCATCGGACACATGACTCTCGATCGCACGGGGCAGCTTCCGCTTAAAACAATCATCAAGGCACTGGGCGCCTGCATAACGCAGGAGCGCTACGCCAAAATAGTCTACGACGGCAAATTCGACATCATATTAATGTCCCAGAACGGGCTGAAGATGGGCGGCGTCAACTTCGACGTGCTGATAGCCGCCTACCTGCTGGGCGAGAAGTCGCTCAATCTCAAGTCGCTGGCCTTCAACAGGCTGGGCATCGAGGCGCGCGAGCTGGCCGACCTGACGGGCAGCGGCGCCAAACAGGTATCGCCGGCGCGCCTTTCCATCGAGCAGGTGGGCGAGCTGGGCTGCAGCGACTCCGACATAACGCTCAGGCTCAAGGAATCGCTGGAGCAGGAGCTGCGCAGCGAGGAGCTGTGGAGCCTGTTCAACGACGTGGAAATGCCCCTGGTGCCGCTGCTGGCCGAGATGGAGATGAACGGCGTGCTGCTGGACCGTGCGCTGCTGATGGAGATGTCGGCCGCGCTGGGCGCGGACATGCAGCGGCTTGAGAAGTCCATCTATGAGGCGGTCGGCCACCAGTTCAACATCAACTCGCCCCAGCAGATTTCGGGCGTGCTTTTCAATGAGCTCAAGCTGCAGCCGCTGCAGTCCAAACGCAAGACGCAGAGCGGCTTCTCCACCGATGCGGCCGTGCTCGAGGAGCTGAAGGACGCGCACCCCGTGATCAAATTCATACTGGAATACCGCCAGCTTTCCAAGCTGAAATCCACCTACACCGACGCCCTGCCGCAGCTGATCAATCCCAAAACGGGCCGGGTGCACACCAGCTTCAACCAGACGGGCACGACGACGGGACGGCTGTCGTCCAGCGAGCCAAACCTGCAGAACCTGCCGGTGAGGGGCGAGATCGGGGCCAGGATCCGGCAGTCTATTATTGCGCAGCCCGGATGGATGCTGCTGTCGGCCGACTACTCGCAGATCGACCTGCGCGCGCTGGCGCACCTCTCGAAGGACCAGGAGCTGATCGACACCTTCCTGCGCGACGAAGATATCCACACGCATACGGCTTCGGAGGTGTTCGGGGTGCCGGACAGCGAGGTCACGCCGCGCATGCGCCGCGCCGCCAAGACGGTCAACTTCGGTGTCATCTACGGCATGAGCGGATACGGCCTCCAGCAGGCCACCGACCTGAGCAGGGAGGAGGCCGAGCTATTTATCAGCACCTATTTCAAGCGCTACCCGGGCGTCAAGAACTACCTGGAGGCCACCAAGCGGCAGGCGGCGGCCCTCGGCTACGTGCAGACGGTGCTGGGCCGAAGGCGCTTTATACCGGAGATAAACTCGACCAACCGGCTGGCCAGGGAGTCCGCCGAGCGCATGGCCATCAATATGCCCGTGCAGGGCACGTCGGCGGATATCATCAAGATCGCCATGGTCAACCTTCACCGCGAGATGAAAAAGCGCGGCATGAAGACCATGATGATACTGCAGGTGCATGACGAGCTGGTGTTCGAGGCGCCGCCGGAGGAGATGGATGCTATTAAACAGATGGTGCTGGAGATCATGCCCGCAGCCATAAAGCTGGTGGTGCCGCTCAAAATCGACATCAAGGTGGGACAGAACTGGGGTGAGATGGCCTGA
- the argF gene encoding ornithine carbamoyltransferase: MAKRDILSVSDLTPDEVQQLVEKAAKSKKGPWTQVLEGKNIALLFEKPSLRTRMSFELAVHQLGGYAIYMSPEEVGLGKRESVPDVAHVLSRYVQGIVSRTFMHHTLEKLAEFASIPVINALSDYEHPCQALADLTTIYERKGKFKGLNLAFIGDGNNVANSLLLACSMVGINFLIASPQEYSLKDKILMVANKYAEKSDSHIMLLEEPAMAAKDADIVYTDVWTSMGQEEEYEQRCIAFHDYQINEKLLSYAKKDAIVMHPLPAHHGDEVEVGIIDKYRSIIFDQAENRLHFQRTLLAELYK, from the coding sequence TTGGCTAAACGGGACATACTGTCTGTATCAGACCTCACGCCGGACGAGGTGCAGCAGCTCGTAGAGAAGGCGGCGAAGTCCAAGAAAGGGCCCTGGACTCAGGTCCTGGAGGGCAAGAACATCGCCCTGCTCTTCGAGAAGCCCTCGCTGCGCACCAGGATGAGCTTCGAGCTGGCCGTCCACCAGCTGGGCGGCTACGCTATCTATATGTCCCCCGAAGAGGTCGGGCTGGGCAAGCGCGAGTCGGTGCCCGATGTGGCCCACGTGCTCAGCCGCTACGTGCAGGGAATCGTGTCCCGCACTTTTATGCACCATACGCTTGAGAAACTGGCCGAGTTCGCCTCCATACCGGTGATCAACGCCCTCTCCGACTACGAGCATCCCTGCCAGGCGCTGGCCGACCTGACCACCATCTACGAGCGCAAAGGCAAGTTCAAGGGGCTTAACCTGGCCTTCATCGGGGATGGCAACAACGTGGCAAATTCGCTGCTGCTGGCCTGCTCCATGGTGGGTATCAATTTCCTGATCGCCTCGCCGCAGGAGTACAGCCTCAAGGATAAGATACTGATGGTCGCCAACAAGTACGCCGAGAAGAGCGACAGCCATATCATGCTGCTGGAGGAGCCCGCCATGGCGGCTAAAGACGCCGACATCGTTTACACCGACGTCTGGACCAGCATGGGGCAGGAGGAGGAGTACGAGCAGCGCTGCATCGCCTTCCACGATTACCAGATCAACGAAAAGCTGCTGTCGTACGCAAAAAAAGACGCCATCGTCATGCATCCCCTGCCCGCCCACCACGGCGACGAGGTGGAGGTTGGCATCATCGATAAATACCGCTCAATCATCTTCGACCAGGCGGAAAATCGCCTGCACTTTCAGCGCACGCTGCTGGCCGAGCTATATAAATAG
- a CDS encoding alpha/beta fold hydrolase, producing MIHLQTAISELQKHTVSEQPVTFGSNGIELNGTLFIPSGAGKGRRLPGAVMCHGYGGDQVAFENSARTLASEGIVTLTFDFRGHGSSEGTLDGSIVNDVIDAWDFLHNRPEVDHKKMGLIGHSMGAFSAILAAGKLRKARVLVALACPGEFKNKVVRNPDHFVHPLLRLIARSIFQYFNLVNKIKMRVDWRRFLEFWIRTKPSEALSGLEDCAKLFVFCLGDQTSPYNRFLYSYAMASEPKQVMISCGNHTSMIEPGELRTQWQKWTIGALHGRHPHP from the coding sequence GTGATACACTTACAGACAGCTATAAGCGAACTGCAAAAACACACCGTGTCGGAGCAGCCCGTAACTTTCGGCAGCAATGGAATAGAACTTAATGGAACGCTCTTCATACCGTCCGGCGCAGGCAAAGGACGCCGCTTGCCCGGCGCGGTCATGTGCCACGGGTACGGCGGCGACCAGGTAGCCTTCGAGAACAGCGCCAGGACCCTGGCATCCGAGGGTATAGTCACCCTGACCTTCGATTTCCGCGGCCATGGCTCCAGCGAGGGTACTCTCGACGGCAGCATCGTGAACGACGTTATCGACGCCTGGGATTTCCTGCACAACCGGCCGGAGGTCGACCATAAGAAAATGGGCCTCATAGGGCACAGCATGGGCGCCTTCTCGGCTATTTTAGCAGCAGGCAAACTCAGAAAGGCCAGGGTGCTGGTAGCGCTGGCCTGCCCGGGTGAGTTTAAAAACAAAGTGGTCAGGAACCCCGACCATTTCGTCCATCCGCTACTGCGCCTGATAGCCAGGTCCATATTTCAGTATTTCAACCTGGTTAATAAGATCAAGATGCGCGTGGACTGGAGGAGATTTCTGGAATTCTGGATCAGGACCAAACCCTCGGAGGCACTGTCCGGCCTGGAAGACTGCGCAAAGCTCTTCGTCTTCTGCCTGGGCGACCAGACTTCCCCATACAACAGGTTCCTTTACTCATACGCCATGGCCAGCGAGCCGAAGCAGGTCATGATCTCATGCGGGAACCATACCTCCATGATAGAGCCGGGCGAGCTGCGCACACAGTGGCAGAAATGGACCATAGGCGCCCTGCACGGCAGACACCCGCATCCTTAA
- the plsY gene encoding glycerol-3-phosphate 1-O-acyltransferase PlsY — translation MILPLKFLAIAVLAYLLGAIPFGLIISRSMAHVDIRQHGSGNIGATNVFRTLGTRPGILTALLDLGKAALAVLLGMLIIGSDTFIVAGHDIHIQAAQCLAAIMVMVGHNWSAYIGFKGGKGVACFIGGLLVINWMVALVGLAAGIAVALTTRYVSLGSMLASLCVFFAMLVLALLALVAPLYALYGLVAAVLIIWQHRTNITRLQEGTENKLGAGPHKTKK, via the coding sequence GTGATATTACCCTTGAAATTCCTCGCCATAGCCGTCCTGGCCTACCTTCTGGGCGCCATCCCCTTCGGCCTTATCATCAGCCGCAGCATGGCGCACGTCGACATCCGGCAGCACGGCAGTGGAAACATCGGCGCCACCAACGTGTTCCGCACGCTGGGGACCAGGCCGGGCATACTCACCGCCCTGCTCGACCTGGGCAAGGCCGCCCTGGCGGTCTTGCTGGGCATGCTGATCATCGGCAGCGACACTTTCATCGTTGCCGGACACGATATACATATACAGGCCGCGCAGTGCCTGGCCGCCATCATGGTCATGGTGGGGCACAACTGGTCGGCCTATATCGGTTTCAAGGGAGGCAAGGGGGTGGCCTGCTTCATCGGCGGACTGCTCGTGATCAACTGGATGGTGGCCCTGGTGGGCCTGGCGGCGGGCATAGCCGTGGCATTAACCACACGCTATGTCTCGCTGGGCTCCATGCTGGCCTCCCTCTGCGTATTCTTCGCCATGCTGGTGCTGGCGCTGCTGGCCCTGGTGGCCCCGCTGTACGCGCTCTACGGCCTGGTGGCGGCGGTCCTCATCATCTGGCAGCACCGTACCAATATCACGCGCCTGCAGGAGGGCACCGAGAACAAGCTGGGCGCCGGGCCGCATAAGACAAAAAAATAG
- the dnaJ gene encoding molecular chaperone DnaJ, translating into MAPAKDYYSILGVPRGASDEQLKKAYRRMAMEYHPDRNGNPGADERFKEINEAYEVLSDTDKRAFYDRTGRSPGNGGDSMGFDSFEFGGLGDIFEAFFGGAASTNQRRSPHKGQDIGFRVSLSFEEAYTGAAREIEISRVELCSACKGIGCKPGTNPEKCPDCNGAGQVRRTAQSIFGRFVQTSTCPNCSGQGTVIKSPCAQCRGQGRERIKRKLHVSIPAGVDEESQMRMQHEGEAGYYGGQPGDLYLRFDIKPHKFFVRRQSDIVIALPLNFAQAALGCTVNVPTMEGVFSLKVPPGTHHGKVFRIRERGFPRLNSRGRGDQLVITRLITPEKLDHRQKQLLEELAASLPKTEEFARPGEELLQSLD; encoded by the coding sequence ATGGCTCCCGCTAAAGACTATTACTCGATACTGGGCGTGCCGCGCGGCGCCTCGGATGAGCAGCTCAAAAAGGCCTACCGCAGGATGGCCATGGAGTATCATCCCGACCGCAACGGCAACCCCGGCGCCGACGAGCGCTTCAAGGAGATAAACGAGGCCTACGAGGTGCTCTCGGACACCGATAAACGCGCTTTCTACGACCGCACCGGCCGCTCGCCCGGCAACGGCGGCGACAGCATGGGCTTCGATTCATTCGAGTTCGGCGGCCTGGGGGACATCTTCGAGGCCTTCTTCGGCGGCGCCGCCTCCACCAACCAGAGGCGCTCACCGCACAAGGGCCAGGACATCGGATTCAGGGTATCGCTGTCCTTCGAGGAGGCCTACACCGGCGCCGCCAGGGAGATCGAGATCAGCCGCGTCGAGCTGTGCTCCGCCTGCAAGGGCATCGGCTGCAAACCCGGCACCAATCCCGAGAAATGTCCCGACTGCAACGGGGCGGGACAGGTGCGGCGCACGGCGCAGAGCATCTTCGGGCGCTTCGTGCAGACCTCCACCTGCCCCAACTGCAGCGGACAGGGCACCGTGATCAAGTCGCCCTGCGCTCAGTGCCGCGGACAGGGTCGAGAGAGGATCAAACGCAAGCTGCACGTCAGCATACCTGCCGGGGTGGACGAGGAGAGCCAGATGAGGATGCAGCACGAGGGCGAGGCCGGCTACTACGGCGGCCAGCCCGGCGACCTCTACCTGCGCTTCGACATCAAACCGCACAAGTTCTTCGTGCGCCGACAGTCAGATATAGTGATAGCCCTGCCGCTCAACTTCGCGCAGGCCGCGCTGGGATGCACGGTCAACGTGCCCACCATGGAGGGGGTCTTCAGCCTCAAGGTGCCGCCCGGCACACACCACGGCAAGGTCTTTCGCATCAGGGAACGCGGATTCCCGCGGCTCAACTCGCGGGGACGCGGCGACCAGCTGGTGATAACCAGACTGATCACGCCCGAAAAGCTGGACCACCGCCAGAAGCAGCTGCTGGAGGAGCTGGCGGCCAGCCTGCCCAAAACCGAGGAATTCGCCCGTCCGGGCGAAGAGCTGCTGCAGAGCCTGGACTGA
- a CDS encoding Glu/Leu/Phe/Val dehydrogenase dimerization domain-containing protein: MPAWVTTIDQLGPEKVLHVYDPSTELRGVVVVDTVSIGGAAGGTRMLPDITTEEIFLLARAMTHKFAILDFPIGGAKAGIWAEPGIRGPQRRELMLSFGRAVKTLLGAGVTLAADMGTDNDDVATFFEGAGVPKKFTGLSSQMIDGEPLEDHATGYGVAVAALSACQFAGVNVKNAKVAIEGFGKVGGGVARYISESGASVVAISTIDGGIYNKDGLDVKALLEARKTAGDKAVTEYKKAKRIRSQEIYSLPVDILIPGARPYVITKKNAGSIKARIISSIANIPMTDEAEAILFKKGILAVPDFISNAGGVILGVVDVLGGSSDDLFRVLRDLIGPLSSSILSEAKQQGINPRALAVQKTTAKVMAARSEPPAAVDLEKLIVDMRKRLGFTA; encoded by the coding sequence ATGCCAGCCTGGGTTACAACTATCGATCAGCTCGGACCCGAGAAAGTCCTGCACGTTTACGACCCTTCAACCGAACTGAGGGGTGTCGTGGTCGTCGATACCGTATCCATAGGGGGCGCGGCGGGAGGCACGCGCATGCTGCCCGATATAACCACCGAGGAGATATTCCTGCTTGCACGAGCCATGACCCACAAGTTCGCCATCCTCGACTTCCCCATCGGCGGCGCCAAGGCGGGCATCTGGGCCGAGCCCGGCATCCGCGGTCCGCAGCGCAGGGAGCTGATGCTGTCCTTCGGCAGGGCCGTCAAGACGCTGCTGGGCGCAGGCGTTACGCTGGCCGCCGACATGGGCACTGACAACGACGATGTCGCTACCTTCTTCGAAGGGGCCGGTGTGCCCAAGAAATTCACCGGCCTTTCGTCCCAGATGATCGACGGCGAGCCGCTGGAGGACCACGCCACGGGTTACGGTGTGGCGGTAGCCGCCCTTTCGGCCTGCCAGTTCGCCGGGGTCAACGTCAAGAACGCAAAGGTGGCCATCGAAGGCTTCGGCAAGGTGGGCGGCGGTGTGGCCCGCTACATCAGCGAGTCCGGCGCCAGCGTGGTGGCGATCTCGACCATCGACGGCGGCATCTACAATAAGGACGGCCTGGATGTGAAAGCCCTGCTGGAGGCGCGCAAGACGGCGGGCGACAAGGCTGTCACGGAATATAAAAAGGCCAAACGCATCAGGAGCCAGGAGATCTACAGCCTGCCGGTGGATATACTCATACCCGGCGCGCGGCCGTACGTGATAACCAAAAAGAACGCGGGCAGCATCAAAGCCAGGATTATCTCCAGCATCGCCAACATACCGATGACGGACGAGGCCGAGGCCATCCTCTTCAAGAAGGGCATTCTGGCGGTGCCTGATTTCATATCCAACGCAGGAGGGGTGATACTGGGAGTGGTGGACGTCCTGGGCGGCAGCTCGGACGACCTGTTCAGGGTGCTGCGTGACCTGATCGGACCGCTCTCCTCCAGCATACTCAGCGAGGCCAAACAGCAGGGCATCAATCCCAGGGCGCTGGCAGTGCAGAAGACCACGGCCAAGGTAATGGCAGCCAGGAGCGAGCCGCCTGCAGCTGTGGACCTTGAGAAGCTGATCGTCGATATGAGGAAGCGCCTGGGATTCACAGCTTAG
- the mutM gene encoding DNA-formamidopyrimidine glycosylase, which translates to MPELPEVETIVNNLRPRVVGKTIIGIVVRDTRPLQQTGVEEFCRRLIGRSIKGLSRRGKYIIFSLSHGNNLVVHLRMTGALLWNPAGPEPFSRLELILDDRSKLVYTDVRRFGTFNLVRDAGKVVGKLGIEPLSDEFTRAALAAYLATRSTPVKTALLNQERIAGIGNMYADEALFAAGIHPLRPSNSLKPKEIAALHRSIRAVLKKAVKNQGASIRNYRRPDGEAGRAHEEFAVAHRGGCSCPRCSTPISRIVVGQRGTYFCPRCQPAPGKPSKTSGGRHGQG; encoded by the coding sequence ATGCCCGAGCTGCCGGAAGTCGAGACCATCGTCAACAACCTGAGGCCCCGCGTGGTGGGAAAAACTATTATCGGCATCGTGGTCAGGGACACCAGGCCGCTACAGCAGACCGGGGTGGAGGAGTTCTGCCGGCGCCTGATAGGGCGCAGCATCAAGGGACTGTCGCGGCGCGGCAAATATATCATTTTCAGCCTCTCGCATGGCAATAATCTGGTCGTCCATCTGCGCATGACCGGCGCCCTGCTGTGGAACCCCGCCGGGCCGGAGCCTTTCTCAAGGCTGGAGCTCATACTGGACGACCGCTCAAAGCTGGTCTACACCGATGTGAGAAGGTTCGGCACGTTCAATCTGGTCCGTGACGCGGGGAAAGTGGTGGGCAAGCTCGGCATAGAGCCGCTGAGTGACGAATTCACGCGTGCGGCGCTGGCCGCATATCTGGCGACCCGCTCGACGCCCGTCAAGACGGCGCTGCTCAACCAGGAGCGCATCGCGGGCATCGGCAACATGTATGCCGACGAGGCGCTCTTCGCCGCCGGCATACATCCCTTGAGACCGTCCAACTCGCTCAAGCCGAAAGAGATCGCGGCCCTGCACAGGTCCATCAGGGCGGTGCTGAAGAAAGCAGTGAAAAACCAGGGCGCGAGCATACGCAACTACCGCCGCCCGGACGGAGAGGCGGGACGGGCGCACGAGGAATTCGCCGTGGCGCACCGCGGCGGCTGTTCCTGTCCCCGATGCTCCACACCCATCAGCCGCATTGTGGTGGGGCAGAGGGGCACCTATTTCTGCCCGCGCTGCCAGCCGGCACCGGGCAAACCAAGTAAAACTTCAGGAGGACGACATGGGCAAGGATAA